Proteins from one Mycobacterium sp. HUMS_12744610 genomic window:
- a CDS encoding YbjN domain-containing protein, giving the protein MTSELLCANLIERYLNTCGLRFLRGDHDGEYFCAANTGSGRLHVRLEVSASFGDVLNISITPARAFPIADRPRLTRLADTWNRQNRGVTAILQGSPDPQRVGVSARRSEWIRDGITSEEFASIVDRTIAAAIDLFAECKPVVDAHSMSQPVLRNAG; this is encoded by the coding sequence ATGACCAGCGAGTTGCTCTGCGCCAACCTCATCGAACGCTACCTGAACACCTGCGGGCTGCGTTTCCTCCGGGGCGACCACGATGGCGAATACTTCTGTGCCGCCAACACGGGTTCCGGCCGCCTGCATGTCCGCCTCGAGGTCTCCGCGTCGTTCGGTGACGTGCTGAACATCAGCATCACTCCCGCGCGGGCTTTTCCGATCGCGGACCGTCCCCGGCTGACGCGCCTGGCGGATACCTGGAACCGGCAAAACCGCGGAGTCACCGCGATCCTGCAAGGTTCCCCCGACCCGCAGCGCGTCGGTGTCTCGGCCCGCAGGTCCGAGTGGATCCGTGACGGCATCACCTCCGAGGAATTCGCTTCCATCGTCGACCGAACCATTGCTGCCGCTATCGATTTGTTTGCTGAGTGCAAGCCGGTTGTCGACGCGCACTCTATGTCGCAGCCGGTGTTGCGCAACGCCGGCTGA
- a CDS encoding adenosylmethionine--8-amino-7-oxononanoate transaminase yields MPAARARLTPGEISAIDAAHLWHPYSTIGREAVPPVVAVGARGAWLTLIRDGRPIEALDAMSSWWTAIHGHGHPVLDAALTSQLGVLNHVMFGGLTHEPAARLAQLLVEVTPAGLETVFFSDSGSVSLEVAVKMALQYWRSRARPGKRRLMTWRGGYHGDTFTPMSVCDPEGGMHALWTDILARQVFAPQVPPDYDPAYAAAFEEQLAEHAHELAAVVVEPVVQGAGGMRFHDPRYLSDLRAMCRQHEVLLVFDEIATGFGRTGELFAADHAGVSPDIMCVGKALTGGYLSMAATLCTRDIAATISAGEAGALMHGPTFMANALACAVSVASVEVLLGQDWRSRVAEIGSGLTDGLEPARALPGVADVRVCGAIGVIECDRPVDLAVATPAAMDRGVWLRPFRNLIYAMPPYICTPDEIGRITSAMVEVARLVVNA; encoded by the coding sequence ATGCCTGCGGCGAGAGCCCGGTTGACCCCCGGCGAAATCAGCGCGATCGACGCCGCGCACCTGTGGCACCCGTACAGCACGATCGGCCGGGAAGCCGTGCCGCCCGTCGTGGCCGTCGGCGCCCGCGGTGCCTGGCTGACGTTGATCCGCGATGGGCGGCCGATCGAGGCTCTCGACGCGATGAGCTCCTGGTGGACCGCCATCCACGGGCACGGCCACCCGGTCCTGGACGCGGCGCTGACCAGCCAACTCGGCGTGCTGAACCACGTGATGTTCGGCGGCCTGACCCACGAGCCCGCGGCCCGGCTGGCCCAGCTGCTGGTCGAGGTCACTCCGGCGGGTCTGGAGACGGTCTTCTTCAGCGACTCGGGGTCGGTGTCGCTCGAGGTCGCGGTGAAGATGGCGCTGCAGTACTGGCGTAGCCGCGCGCGGCCCGGCAAACGCCGGCTGATGACCTGGCGGGGCGGCTACCACGGCGACACGTTCACGCCGATGAGCGTCTGCGACCCCGAGGGCGGCATGCACGCGCTGTGGACCGACATCCTGGCCCGGCAGGTGTTCGCCCCGCAGGTGCCCCCCGACTATGACCCGGCCTACGCCGCTGCGTTCGAGGAACAACTGGCCGAACACGCTCACGAACTGGCGGCCGTGGTCGTCGAGCCAGTGGTGCAGGGCGCGGGCGGGATGCGCTTTCACGACCCCCGCTATCTGTCCGACCTGCGCGCGATGTGCCGGCAGCACGAGGTGTTGTTGGTGTTCGACGAGATCGCCACCGGCTTCGGCCGCACCGGCGAGCTGTTCGCCGCCGACCACGCCGGGGTGAGCCCGGACATCATGTGCGTGGGCAAGGCGCTGACCGGGGGATACCTGAGCATGGCCGCGACCCTGTGCACCCGCGACATCGCGGCCACGATCAGCGCCGGGGAAGCGGGTGCACTGATGCACGGGCCTACGTTCATGGCCAATGCGCTGGCCTGTGCAGTGTCGGTGGCCAGCGTGGAGGTGCTGCTGGGCCAGGACTGGCGGTCGCGGGTCGCCGAGATCGGCTCCGGCCTGACCGACGGGCTCGAGCCCGCGCGGGCGCTGCCCGGTGTCGCCGACGTGCGCGTGTGCGGCGCGATCGGCGTCATCGAATGCGACCGGCCCGTCGACCTGGCCGTCGCCACCCCGGCGGCGATGGACCGCGGCGTGTGGCTGCGCCCGTTCCGCAACCTGATCTACGCCATGCCGCCGTATATCTGTACGCCCGACGAGATCGGGCGGATCACGTCCGCGATGGTCGAGGTCGCGCGGCTCGTCGTCAACGCCTGA
- a CDS encoding RND family transporter, with the protein MSPEQPRRPFVARTIRTLSPFIVLAWVALTLTVTFAVPPLERVGEEHSVPLAPQDAPSVRAMMEMGKAFKESDSDSFAMILLEGKQPLGDDAHTYYRELVRELRNDPRHVEHVQDMWGDRLTAAGVQSPDGKAAYVQLNLAGNQGTTLAQESVASVRKIMKQTPPPDGVEVHLTGPAALIPDMQRSGDASLLQMALIGAVIIFVVLLIVYRSVTTAVLVSIGVGIEVGSARGIIAFLADHNVVVLSTFAINLLVTLSMAAGTDYGIFFVGRYQEARQAGEDTESAYYTTYRGVTPVVLGSGLTIAGAMLCLSFTRMPIFQTIGVPCAVGMLVAVAIAITLVPAILAIGSRFGLCDPKRQIAQRRWRGVGTAIVRWPAPILAATLAVALIGLVTLPGYKTSYDDRAYLPQDLPANLGFAAANRHFSQSRMMPDILMIRTDHDMRNPADFLVLHKVAKAIFRVPGISRVQGITRPEGTPIEHTSIPFLINMQNAVMQQNVTFIRRSMDDLLKQADLMTRQIALMKRLYSLQERLTALAHHTIVLTKEVVEIVDETEIHFSDFEDFFRPIRSYFYWEKHCYDIPICYSLRSIFDSLDGLDELADKTHQILKDSEKIDELLPQILAQIPPMIAILEATRTVLLTNHSTTSGFLGEMDDASQNTTAMGQAFDDAHNDDSFYLPPDVFQNEDFKRAMTSFVSPDGKAARFIILHRGDPATPEGIARIDRIRSAAEEALKTTPLEGAKISLAGTAATYKDFRDGARYDLWIALVGALCLIFVIMLALTRSFVAALVIVGTVLLSLGASFGLSVLAWQYMLGIKLHWMVLPMSVIVLLAVGSDYNLLLVSRMKEEIAAGIHTGIIRAMGGTGKVVTNAGLVFAFTMASMVFSDLRIIGQVGTTIGLGLMFDTLVVRSFMTPSIAALLGRWFWWPQTVRPRPASFMLRSTGPRPLVRSLLLKEDLPANGEAATVEFPRLSV; encoded by the coding sequence ATGAGCCCCGAGCAACCTCGCCGGCCCTTCGTGGCGCGGACGATACGCACGCTTTCACCTTTCATCGTTCTGGCCTGGGTGGCGCTCACGCTCACCGTGACCTTTGCGGTTCCACCGTTGGAGCGGGTCGGCGAAGAGCACTCCGTACCGCTGGCCCCCCAAGACGCGCCATCGGTGCGGGCGATGATGGAGATGGGCAAGGCCTTCAAGGAATCCGATTCGGACAGCTTCGCCATGATCCTCCTGGAGGGCAAGCAACCACTCGGGGACGACGCCCACACGTATTACCGCGAACTGGTCCGCGAATTGCGGAACGACCCGCGGCATGTCGAACACGTGCAGGACATGTGGGGAGACCGACTCACGGCGGCGGGTGTGCAAAGCCCCGATGGCAAGGCTGCCTATGTGCAACTGAATCTGGCGGGCAACCAGGGCACCACCCTGGCACAGGAATCCGTGGCGTCGGTCCGGAAGATCATGAAGCAGACGCCGCCTCCCGACGGCGTCGAAGTGCATCTCACCGGCCCGGCGGCGCTCATTCCGGACATGCAGCGCAGCGGCGACGCATCGCTTCTGCAGATGGCCCTGATCGGCGCCGTGATCATCTTCGTCGTGCTGTTGATCGTCTACCGCTCGGTCACCACCGCGGTCCTGGTGTCGATCGGGGTCGGGATCGAAGTGGGCTCGGCCCGAGGAATCATCGCGTTTCTCGCCGACCACAACGTCGTCGTGCTCTCGACGTTCGCCATCAACCTCCTGGTGACGCTCTCGATGGCGGCCGGAACCGACTACGGGATCTTCTTCGTCGGCCGTTATCAGGAGGCCCGCCAGGCCGGCGAAGACACCGAATCGGCCTACTACACCACCTACCGCGGGGTTACTCCCGTCGTCTTGGGTTCCGGATTGACGATCGCCGGGGCGATGTTGTGCCTGAGTTTCACCCGGATGCCCATCTTCCAGACCATCGGCGTGCCCTGCGCCGTGGGCATGCTCGTCGCCGTCGCGATCGCGATCACGCTGGTTCCGGCCATCCTGGCCATCGGAAGTCGCTTCGGGCTGTGCGACCCCAAGCGCCAGATCGCACAACGCCGGTGGCGGGGGGTCGGCACGGCGATCGTCCGCTGGCCCGCGCCCATTCTCGCCGCGACGCTGGCGGTCGCGCTGATCGGGCTGGTGACCCTACCGGGCTACAAGACGAGCTACGACGACCGAGCCTATCTACCCCAGGACCTGCCAGCTAACCTGGGATTTGCGGCCGCCAATCGGCATTTCTCCCAATCACGAATGATGCCCGATATCTTGATGATCCGGACGGATCACGATATGCGCAACCCGGCCGATTTCCTCGTGCTGCACAAAGTCGCCAAGGCGATCTTCCGGGTTCCCGGGATTTCCCGCGTCCAGGGCATAACCCGGCCCGAGGGGACACCGATCGAGCACACGTCGATCCCGTTTCTGATCAACATGCAAAACGCGGTCATGCAACAGAACGTGACGTTCATCAGACGAAGCATGGACGACCTCCTCAAGCAGGCCGATCTGATGACCAGACAAATTGCGTTGATGAAGCGCCTCTACTCGTTGCAGGAACGGCTCACTGCGCTCGCTCACCACACCATCGTTCTGACTAAAGAAGTGGTTGAGATCGTCGATGAGACGGAGATCCATTTCTCCGATTTCGAGGACTTCTTCAGGCCGATTCGAAGTTACTTCTACTGGGAAAAGCACTGCTACGATATTCCCATTTGTTATTCGCTGAGAAGCATATTCGATTCGCTCGACGGTCTCGACGAGCTCGCCGACAAAACTCACCAGATCCTGAAGGACTCGGAGAAGATCGACGAGCTGCTGCCGCAGATCCTCGCGCAGATCCCGCCGATGATCGCGATCCTGGAGGCCACGCGTACCGTCCTGCTGACGAACCACAGCACCACGTCCGGCTTCTTGGGCGAGATGGACGACGCGAGCCAGAACACCACCGCGATGGGACAGGCGTTCGACGACGCCCACAACGATGATTCCTTCTATCTGCCTCCGGATGTCTTCCAGAACGAGGACTTCAAGCGCGCGATGACTTCCTTCGTCTCCCCGGACGGAAAGGCCGCGCGATTCATCATTTTGCATCGCGGCGATCCCGCGACGCCGGAAGGTATTGCGCGGATCGACCGGATCAGGTCGGCCGCCGAGGAAGCGCTCAAGACAACACCTTTGGAGGGTGCCAAGATCTCTCTCGCCGGCACCGCCGCGACCTACAAAGATTTCCGCGATGGCGCCAGATACGACCTGTGGATCGCGCTCGTCGGTGCGCTCTGCCTAATTTTCGTCATCATGCTCGCCCTCACGCGAAGTTTCGTGGCCGCCCTGGTCATCGTCGGGACGGTATTGCTTTCGTTGGGTGCATCTTTCGGGTTGTCGGTGCTCGCCTGGCAGTACATGCTCGGCATCAAATTGCACTGGATGGTGCTGCCGATGTCGGTGATCGTCCTGTTGGCCGTCGGATCGGACTACAACCTGCTTCTGGTATCGCGGATGAAAGAGGAAATCGCGGCCGGCATCCACACCGGCATCATCCGCGCCATGGGCGGAACCGGGAAAGTGGTGACGAACGCGGGCCTGGTGTTCGCCTTCACCATGGCCTCGATGGTGTTCAGCGATTTGCGCATCATCGGCCAGGTCGGCACCACCATCGGCCTGGGCTTGATGTTCGACACCTTGGTCGTGCGCTCGTTCATGACACCGTCCATCGCCGCGTTGCTCGGACGCTGGTTCTGGTGGCCGCAGACGGTGCGCCCGCGCCCGGCCAGTTTCATGCTTCGCTCCACGGGACCGCGTCCGCTGGTGCGGTCCCTGCTGCTCAAGGAGGACTTGCCCGCGAACGGCGAAGCGGCCACCGTCGAATTCCCGCGGCTGTCCGTCTAG
- a CDS encoding PE family protein, whose translation MSYVMASPDLIAAAAKDVAAIGSSVNAAHMAAAASTVGVAPAAADEVSAAVAQLFSGVGQEFHYLAGQAAAFHAQFVQHLTSGAGSYAAAEAAGAASLVPSSGSYVDIINGIVASISNQMTSAYNTLTAVVQKILGVIELIVLVPYEALVLSYLSLALGIGAIQLLLQYLGVSIPIPGA comes from the coding sequence ATGTCATATGTGATGGCTTCGCCGGATTTGATCGCGGCGGCGGCTAAGGACGTGGCTGCCATTGGTTCGTCGGTCAACGCGGCCCATATGGCGGCTGCGGCCTCGACCGTCGGGGTGGCACCCGCGGCCGCCGATGAGGTATCGGCGGCCGTAGCGCAGCTTTTCTCCGGAGTGGGCCAGGAATTTCACTACCTGGCGGGGCAGGCGGCGGCATTTCACGCTCAGTTCGTGCAGCATTTGACTTCGGGTGCGGGCTCTTATGCGGCGGCCGAGGCGGCCGGCGCTGCTTCGCTGGTGCCGAGTAGCGGCTCATATGTCGATATCATCAACGGCATCGTCGCGTCGATTTCCAATCAGATGACAAGCGCCTACAACACGTTAACCGCTGTCGTGCAAAAGATTTTGGGTGTAATCGAGCTGATCGTCCTGGTGCCGTACGAGGCATTGGTCTTGTCGTACTTGTCCCTGGCCCTGGGGATCGGTGCGATTCAATTGCTGCTGCAGTACCTGGGTGTGTCGATTCCGATCCCCGGTGCTTGA